In one Arenibacter antarcticus genomic region, the following are encoded:
- a CDS encoding cupin-like domain-containing protein has translation MGKIKTTAIDRVSNISKEDFIKNYYKPQRPVLIENLTMDWNAREKWNLDYIQAMAGDQIVPLYNNEPTKGKQNSAAPVMEMKLYDYLELLKKGPTDLRIFFFNIMDKMPQLLQDIKYPDIGLKLFKRLPVMFFGGEGSKVLPHYDMDLSDLLHFHFHGNKSVLLFSPEQTKYLYKVPYSVHNLETINMDDPDVATYPALKRAEGLVVEMKHGDALYMPSGYWHYIKYLDGGFSITLRALPRRPIVLLKMLKNILLMRPFENIMRKLWGEKWVAYKETRMVRNINKKYGKQ, from the coding sequence ATGGGAAAGATCAAAACAACAGCAATTGACCGGGTAAGTAATATAAGCAAGGAAGACTTCATTAAAAACTATTATAAGCCACAGCGGCCCGTTTTAATAGAAAATTTAACCATGGATTGGAACGCCCGCGAAAAATGGAACCTAGACTACATACAGGCAATGGCAGGGGACCAGATTGTCCCGTTGTACAATAACGAACCTACCAAGGGAAAACAGAATTCTGCAGCCCCGGTAATGGAGATGAAATTATACGATTATTTGGAACTGCTAAAAAAAGGTCCAACGGATCTACGTATTTTCTTCTTCAACATCATGGACAAGATGCCCCAGTTACTCCAAGATATAAAGTATCCGGATATTGGATTGAAACTTTTTAAACGTTTGCCCGTCATGTTTTTTGGCGGCGAGGGCTCCAAGGTATTACCACATTATGACATGGATTTGTCCGATTTACTTCATTTTCATTTTCACGGAAATAAAAGTGTGCTTTTATTTTCACCTGAACAGACCAAATACCTGTACAAGGTTCCCTATTCTGTGCACAATCTGGAAACCATTAATATGGACGACCCAGATGTTGCCACCTATCCCGCACTAAAACGGGCCGAGGGACTTGTTGTGGAGATGAAACACGGAGACGCCCTTTATATGCCCAGCGGCTACTGGCATTATATAAAATATCTGGACGGGGGATTTTCAATTACGCTAAGGGCACTTCCAAGACGACCAATAGTACTGCTAAAAATGTTAAAGAACATCCTTCTAATGCGACCTTTCGAAAATATTATGCGAAAACTATGGGGAGAAAAATGGGTTGCCTATAAGGAAACAAGGATGGTACGCAACATCAACAAAAAGTATGGGAAACAATAG
- a CDS encoding NAD(P)/FAD-dependent oxidoreductase — translation MKEHYDVVIIGSGLGGLVSALILAKEGYSVCVLEKNNQFGGNLQTFVRDKTIFDTGVHYIGGLSEGQNLHQYFTYLGIMDQLKLKKLDKNGFDIVTFDGDPTEYRHAQGYELFENSLIDQFPEEEKAIKTYSEKLRDTCSKFPLYNLNKGKPPYESDEALKLNAKTYINSLTDNKKLQAVLAGTNFLYAGDGERSPLYVHALSVNSYIESAYRCINGGSQITKVLIKQLKKFGGETYKHQEVSNFNLKDGEIISVDTKKGKQINGKIFISNIEPKLTLKLVGEENFRKSYTNRINQIESTIAAFSLYIVLKPDSFKYYNKNFYHFKDENRVWNAQHYTQESWPEGYMVSMGVKKKDDGFGDSLIAMTYMDFEEVKIWQETFNTVAHKNDRGQTYEEFKAYKTEVFLQELEKKFPNLRNCIQTVYTSTPLSYRDYIGSHNGSMYGYVKDVNNPLRSFVSPRTRIPNLLFTGQSLNMHGILGVTIGAVITCSEVLGKDYLLNKILEENKTQEV, via the coding sequence ATGAAAGAGCACTATGATGTTGTAATTATTGGAAGCGGATTAGGCGGATTGGTATCTGCACTAATTTTGGCCAAGGAGGGTTATAGCGTCTGTGTCCTAGAAAAGAACAATCAGTTTGGGGGTAATCTTCAAACCTTTGTACGCGATAAGACCATTTTTGATACCGGGGTACATTATATTGGAGGGCTCTCAGAAGGGCAAAACCTGCATCAATATTTCACCTATTTGGGAATCATGGATCAACTAAAGCTTAAAAAACTTGATAAAAATGGCTTCGATATCGTCACTTTTGATGGCGACCCTACCGAATACCGTCATGCGCAAGGTTATGAGTTATTTGAAAATAGCTTGATAGACCAATTTCCTGAGGAGGAAAAAGCCATAAAAACCTATAGCGAAAAACTAAGGGATACCTGTTCCAAATTTCCCCTTTACAATTTAAATAAGGGCAAACCTCCTTATGAATCGGACGAGGCCCTGAAGTTAAATGCCAAGACCTATATTAATTCCCTAACCGATAATAAAAAATTACAGGCCGTTTTAGCAGGCACCAATTTTCTGTATGCCGGTGATGGGGAACGATCCCCCCTTTATGTGCATGCGCTTTCCGTTAACTCCTATATAGAAAGTGCCTACAGGTGTATTAACGGTGGAAGCCAAATCACTAAGGTCCTCATTAAACAATTAAAGAAATTTGGTGGGGAGACCTATAAGCATCAGGAGGTTTCCAATTTTAATCTGAAGGATGGAGAAATAATTTCGGTAGATACCAAAAAAGGGAAACAAATAAATGGGAAAATCTTTATTTCCAATATAGAACCTAAGTTGACCTTAAAATTGGTGGGGGAAGAAAATTTCAGAAAATCCTATACCAATAGGATCAATCAAATTGAAAGCACTATTGCCGCCTTTAGCCTTTATATTGTATTAAAACCAGATTCCTTTAAGTATTACAATAAAAATTTCTATCATTTTAAAGACGAAAATCGGGTTTGGAATGCCCAGCATTACACCCAGGAAAGCTGGCCCGAAGGCTATATGGTCTCTATGGGAGTCAAGAAAAAGGACGACGGATTTGGTGATAGTTTAATTGCCATGACCTATATGGATTTTGAGGAGGTAAAGATTTGGCAAGAGACCTTTAATACAGTAGCCCATAAAAATGATAGAGGACAGACCTATGAAGAATTTAAAGCCTACAAAACAGAAGTATTTCTTCAGGAATTAGAGAAAAAATTTCCGAACCTAAGGAATTGTATTCAGACCGTTTACACATCCACTCCCCTATCCTACAGGGATTATATTGGGTCACACAACGGGTCTATGTACGGCTATGTTAAGGACGTTAACAACCCTCTCCGTTCTTTTGTTTCCCCTAGGACTAGGATTCCCAATCTATTATTTACGGGGCAAAGTTTAAATATGCATGGTATATTAGGGGTTACTATTGGTGCGGTAATCACCTGTTCGGAAGTATTGGGAAAAGATTACCTTTTGAATAAAATTTTGGAAGAAAACAAAACACAAGAAGTATAA
- a CDS encoding 1-acyl-sn-glycerol-3-phosphate acyltransferase, producing MDSFFYRIYQFIAIRKFTSFLVLLFFLVGLVYFASKIKFEEDITKLIPTNSKTKEIQEVLKSVNFSDKIIVNIKRNQGASVDDLSQYATLFLDSISHKSATFIKSIQGKVNDEDVSNTLNFVYGNVPLFLDNTDYDQISNRLSKDSISKITERNYRTLISPTGIVAKEMILKDPLGISFMALKQLRKLGVGDQFELKNGFLLSKDQQHILLFISPTYPSSETAENAIFVADLLETQKHLDKMFEGKVNSEYFGATLIAVANAQQIKKDIQLTVSIALTILMGILILFYKKISIPIILFLPTLFGAILSVAVLYWTRGKISAISLGIGSVLLGVTLDYSLHILTQIRSNPSIRIMYRDVTKPVLMSSITTALAFICLMFLDSQALQDLGLFAAVSVIGASVFALLLIPHVYRSTEKLKSSATVLDKIAAYDFHRNKWGIAVLIGLMIMSAFTFNRVEFNKDISKLNYEPKNLVQARENLDALTDMSSKSIYLAAYGTEDQLVLQTNDRIYNTLKTLKEEQKILSYSSIGPVVLPQKNQQEKIEQWNRFWDDSTKNSIKRNLIATGGSLGFKPSTFDPFYTLISKDFQPLKLTDYNEAGALPLDDYISTDGDLTTITSLVKLNDEHSLKVKEIFKNSPNTLVIDRQEMNEAFLGNLKNDFNSLILYSLFAVLLILFLFFKSFSLTLVTGIPIFITWWLTIGIMGVFNIEFNIFNIIISTFIFGLGIDYSIFVTTGLLKEHQTGEKALHTHRTSILLSVITTILGIGVLVFAKHPALYSISLVSLIGILSAVFIAFSIQPLLFLLFIGSHAKRPINMRLLIHSVLSFGYYGGGGFILSICSITFMKILPFKKKVKMKWFHKTISKFMKSVLYTNPFVTKKIINPTGENFSKPAIIIANHTSFLDILAVGMLHPKIIFLVNDWVYQSPIFGKAVQLAGFYPVSAGIENGLEHLRNKVDQGYSLMAFPEGTRSKTNKIRRFHKGAFYLAEQFDLDIVAVLIHGNSEVLPKGSFVIKNGSITIKILERIRCNNPYYGDTYRERSKTIAAHFRKQFQLLREETEGNTYFFRTILEDYRYKGDAIFKSVKRDLKANSGIYAQLCTLIGVSDSIIHLSKDYGQVDFLLSLNAVDRKMITYLEDESVRPIIKNSFIAQQIAKLTLVNTVDVALKHPAKVLIINLEKENLDQVISNFDRDIEVLILLKEGTKMLDFIKTSTAFIPVSIQEDLIVLEKSKPL from the coding sequence ATGGATAGTTTTTTCTACAGGATTTATCAATTTATTGCCATAAGGAAGTTTACTAGCTTTTTAGTACTTCTATTCTTTCTGGTTGGGCTTGTTTATTTCGCCTCCAAAATTAAGTTTGAAGAGGACATAACCAAGTTGATCCCCACCAATAGCAAAACCAAGGAAATACAGGAAGTTTTAAAATCGGTGAATTTCTCGGATAAGATTATCGTCAACATTAAGCGAAATCAAGGAGCATCTGTGGACGATCTTAGCCAGTATGCAACCCTCTTCTTGGATAGCATTTCCCACAAATCCGCCACCTTTATTAAAAGCATACAAGGTAAGGTGAACGATGAGGATGTTTCTAACACCTTAAATTTTGTTTATGGGAATGTCCCTTTATTTTTGGATAACACCGATTATGATCAGATTTCCAATAGGCTAAGCAAGGATAGCATTTCTAAAATCACGGAACGGAATTACAGGACTTTAATTTCCCCCACGGGGATAGTTGCTAAGGAAATGATCCTTAAAGACCCATTGGGAATCTCTTTTATGGCCCTAAAACAATTAAGGAAATTGGGGGTTGGCGACCAGTTTGAGCTTAAAAATGGCTTTCTTTTAAGCAAGGACCAACAGCATATACTGCTCTTTATATCCCCTACCTATCCCTCTAGTGAGACCGCTGAAAATGCCATATTCGTAGCAGATTTGTTGGAAACGCAAAAGCATTTGGACAAAATGTTCGAAGGGAAGGTAAATAGTGAATATTTTGGGGCTACCCTTATTGCCGTGGCTAATGCCCAACAGATAAAAAAGGATATACAATTGACCGTCAGTATTGCGCTGACCATTTTAATGGGAATATTGATCCTTTTTTACAAAAAGATAAGCATCCCCATAATCCTTTTTTTACCCACCCTTTTCGGCGCCATACTATCGGTTGCCGTGCTTTATTGGACTAGAGGAAAAATATCTGCAATATCCTTAGGGATAGGATCCGTACTTCTAGGGGTTACCTTGGATTACTCCCTGCACATACTTACCCAGATCCGCAGTAATCCTTCCATTAGAATAATGTACAGGGATGTGACCAAACCGGTACTGATGAGCAGTATTACCACCGCCCTAGCCTTTATATGCCTAATGTTCCTAGACTCTCAAGCGTTACAGGACCTGGGCCTTTTTGCCGCCGTAAGTGTCATTGGCGCGTCTGTTTTTGCACTGTTATTAATTCCTCATGTGTACAGGAGTACGGAAAAGTTAAAAAGCAGCGCTACAGTTCTGGATAAAATTGCCGCCTATGACTTTCATAGGAACAAATGGGGCATAGCGGTACTTATAGGCTTAATGATCATGAGTGCCTTTACTTTTAACCGAGTGGAATTCAATAAGGATATCAGTAAGCTTAATTACGAACCTAAAAACTTGGTACAGGCAAGAGAGAATTTAGATGCCCTTACCGACATGTCCTCTAAATCTATTTATTTGGCAGCTTACGGAACCGAGGACCAATTGGTGTTACAAACCAATGATCGGATCTACAACACTTTAAAAACACTAAAAGAAGAGCAAAAAATACTTAGTTATTCCTCAATAGGTCCTGTTGTACTACCACAAAAAAATCAACAGGAAAAAATTGAACAATGGAATAGGTTTTGGGACGATAGCACCAAAAATTCTATAAAAAGAAATCTAATTGCAACAGGGGGAAGCCTAGGCTTTAAACCAAGCACCTTTGACCCTTTCTACACATTGATAAGTAAAGATTTTCAACCGTTAAAACTAACCGATTACAACGAGGCCGGAGCCCTACCGTTGGACGATTATATTTCCACCGATGGAGATCTGACCACCATAACGTCCCTAGTAAAACTAAACGACGAACACAGTCTTAAAGTAAAGGAAATCTTTAAGAATAGCCCCAATACCCTAGTCATTGATAGGCAGGAGATGAACGAGGCCTTTTTGGGTAATCTTAAAAACGATTTCAACTCCCTAATTTTATACTCTCTCTTTGCCGTACTATTAATATTGTTCCTTTTCTTTAAAAGCTTTTCCCTGACCTTGGTCACAGGAATTCCCATTTTTATAACTTGGTGGCTTACCATCGGTATTATGGGGGTGTTTAATATCGAATTCAATATATTTAATATTATTATTTCCACTTTTATATTTGGGCTTGGAATCGATTACAGCATATTTGTGACTACTGGATTGTTAAAGGAACACCAAACCGGAGAGAAAGCATTGCATACCCATCGCACCTCTATACTACTTTCGGTTATTACTACAATTTTAGGGATAGGCGTACTTGTTTTCGCAAAACACCCGGCCCTTTACTCTATAAGTTTGGTATCGCTTATCGGGATACTTTCGGCAGTATTTATTGCTTTTAGCATACAACCACTATTATTTCTGTTGTTTATAGGTAGCCATGCAAAACGGCCAATAAACATGAGGCTACTTATCCATTCCGTGCTCTCCTTTGGGTATTACGGTGGTGGTGGTTTTATCTTGTCCATATGCAGTATTACCTTCATGAAAATACTCCCTTTCAAGAAGAAAGTGAAAATGAAATGGTTTCACAAAACGATATCAAAATTTATGAAATCGGTATTGTACACCAATCCCTTCGTTACGAAAAAAATAATTAACCCTACCGGGGAAAATTTTAGCAAACCAGCAATTATTATTGCCAATCACACGTCTTTTCTAGACATTTTGGCGGTGGGAATGTTACATCCAAAAATTATTTTCTTGGTAAACGACTGGGTTTATCAATCCCCAATTTTTGGCAAAGCGGTACAATTAGCAGGATTCTACCCTGTTTCGGCAGGAATAGAAAATGGCTTGGAACATTTAAGGAATAAAGTGGATCAAGGCTACTCCTTAATGGCATTCCCGGAAGGCACCAGGTCTAAAACTAATAAAATAAGACGATTTCATAAAGGTGCCTTTTATTTAGCAGAACAATTTGATTTGGATATTGTAGCCGTACTTATCCATGGTAATTCTGAAGTACTTCCCAAAGGCAGTTTTGTGATCAAAAATGGAAGTATCACCATAAAAATATTGGAAAGGATTAGGTGCAACAACCCCTATTATGGAGATACCTATCGGGAACGGTCCAAAACCATCGCAGCCCATTTTAGGAAGCAGTTTCAACTCCTTAGAGAGGAAACTGAAGGGAATACATATTTTTTTAGGACCATTCTGGAAGATTATAGATATAAAGGAGACGCTATATTTAAGAGTGTTAAAAGGGATCTGAAGGCAAATTCGGGAATTTATGCGCAACTTTGTACTCTAATTGGAGTTTCAGATTCTATAATTCATCTTTCAAAAGATTATGGGCAAGTGGATTTTCTGTTATCTTTAAATGCCGTAGACCGAAAAATGATTACCTATCTAGAGGACGAATCGGTTAGACCTATTATTAAAAACAGTTTTATAGCGCAGCAGATTGCTAAATTAACCTTGGTAAATACGGTTGATGTCGCATTGAAACATCCGGCAAAAGTATTGATCATAAATCTGGAAAAGGAGAATTTAGATCAGGTGATTTCTAATTTTGATAGGGATATTGAGGTCCTCATATTATTAAAAGAGGGGACAAAAATGCTGGATTTTATAAAAACAAGCACCGCATTTATACCTGTTTCGATACAAGAAGACCTAATTGTTTTAGAAAAATCCAAACCCTTATAA
- a CDS encoding C45 family peptidase gives MNIWQHIKRGVFYVAMLALLGSCGISKSIKDRPDISSYNSKIPEINKISDSTFILGNNSLRKNKQGQWELYVSGDPMERGLITGALTEELFQAQEAIFLSKVEQMVPSKLKRALLRKFLAWYNRKIHLNIPEEYKAEILGLSRYASDSYNHIADPYLRVLYLHGAHDIGHALQDLALVGCSSFAVWGDKTEDGNLIIGRNFDFYAGDEFAKNKIISFVAPTEGYNFMSVSWGGMIGVVSGMNEHGLTVTINAGKSKIPVVAKTPISILTREILQYATTLEEAIAIAKKRQVFVSESILIGSAKDQNAKIIEISPHNFGVYEVPNSDQLICSNHFQSTAYAQDKNNLKHIQESHSFYRYQRIDELLGNQNKITPTIAVDLLRNKKGINDANIGLGNEKALNQLLAHHGVVFKPKDRMVWVSSNPYQLGEFVAYDLKEIFKDSNNQNPRKSLSSPWKNIEKDSFLYTQTYLDYEKYREYSLQIQMAITEKNPLSPSFLETFKKLNPEFWETHYWIGRYYYEKKYYTAAYYAFLVASTKEITTVPQEEKVHSYIKKTKRKINL, from the coding sequence ATGAACATATGGCAACACATAAAACGGGGAGTCTTCTATGTGGCAATGCTTGCCCTATTGGGATCGTGCGGAATCTCAAAATCGATTAAGGACAGACCCGATATTAGTTCCTATAACTCAAAAATCCCAGAGATAAATAAAATTTCGGATTCCACTTTTATCCTTGGCAATAATTCCCTTCGAAAAAATAAACAAGGACAATGGGAACTGTATGTTTCTGGAGACCCCATGGAAAGAGGACTTATTACTGGGGCCCTTACCGAAGAACTATTTCAGGCCCAGGAAGCTATTTTTCTGTCCAAGGTAGAACAAATGGTCCCTTCCAAATTAAAAAGAGCTCTACTTAGAAAATTTTTGGCCTGGTACAATAGAAAAATTCACCTCAACATTCCTGAGGAATACAAGGCGGAGATACTGGGACTATCCCGGTATGCCTCGGATAGTTACAACCATATCGCAGATCCGTATTTACGAGTGCTCTACCTCCACGGAGCCCATGATATTGGTCACGCCCTACAAGATCTGGCTTTAGTGGGCTGCTCCTCATTTGCTGTTTGGGGCGATAAGACAGAGGATGGCAACCTGATCATCGGTAGGAATTTTGATTTCTATGCAGGGGATGAATTTGCCAAAAACAAGATCATTTCCTTTGTAGCCCCTACCGAAGGATACAACTTTATGTCCGTTTCTTGGGGCGGCATGATCGGAGTGGTTTCTGGGATGAACGAACATGGTCTAACGGTAACTATAAATGCGGGGAAATCCAAAATTCCTGTAGTAGCCAAAACACCCATTAGCATCCTTACCAGAGAAATATTACAATACGCGACTACCCTGGAAGAGGCAATTGCGATTGCCAAGAAACGGCAGGTATTTGTTTCAGAATCTATATTAATAGGAAGTGCGAAGGACCAAAATGCGAAAATTATAGAGATATCGCCCCATAATTTTGGGGTCTACGAAGTACCCAATTCGGATCAATTAATATGTTCCAACCATTTTCAAAGTACCGCTTACGCCCAAGATAAAAACAACTTAAAACATATTCAGGAAAGTCATTCGTTTTATCGGTACCAGCGTATAGATGAACTTTTGGGAAATCAAAACAAAATAACCCCAACAATAGCAGTAGATTTGCTTAGAAATAAGAAAGGTATTAATGATGCCAATATCGGTTTGGGAAATGAAAAGGCGTTAAATCAATTATTGGCCCATCACGGTGTAGTATTTAAGCCGAAAGATCGTATGGTTTGGGTTTCTTCCAATCCCTATCAATTGGGCGAATTTGTGGCCTATGACCTGAAAGAGATCTTTAAGGATTCTAATAATCAAAATCCAAGAAAATCATTGTCATCGCCCTGGAAAAATATTGAAAAAGACTCTTTCCTTTACACCCAGACCTATCTCGATTACGAAAAATACCGAGAATATAGCCTACAAATCCAAATGGCAATTACAGAAAAGAATCCCCTATCCCCTTCTTTTCTGGAAACCTTTAAAAAATTGAACCCAGAATTTTGGGAGACCCACTATTGGATTGGACGTTACTATTACGAAAAAAAATATTACACCGCAGCCTACTATGCTTTTTTGGTAGCAAGTACTAAAGAAATAACCACGGTCCCACAGGAAGAAAAGGTACATTCCTATATTAAAAAAACAAAACGCAAAATAAACCTATGA
- a CDS encoding DUF2062 domain-containing protein: MQQLKCCVIIPTYNNPKTLKRIIEGVLQYTTDIIIVDDGSTDNTAEILMEFTELKQLHYPNNKGKGFALKQGFRMALELGYHFAITIDSDGQHYPDDIPVLINALNQEKDKNVLFIGARNMGQEGVPKKSSFGNKFSNFWFWVETGNKLQDTQSGYRLYPLTELKSLSLYTNKFEFEIEIIVKAAWNGILVKNVPIKVHYDAAERVSHFRPFTDFTRISILNTYLVLVTILYIFPRDLIQKLKKKGFKRFVQEDLLGSNDSHEKKALSIALGVFIGLCPLWGFHTLIVIFLAILFKLNKAIAFAFSNVSLPPFIPFVLYFSLKIGHWIMGSEFEFNFEEVGENLEIIRHLQPYIVGSLTLSFFGALIMGVFGYLFLTIFDRNKMEFHNG, from the coding sequence ATGCAGCAACTTAAATGCTGCGTAATTATACCTACCTATAACAATCCCAAAACCCTAAAAAGAATCATAGAGGGGGTATTACAGTATACAACGGATATTATTATTGTAGACGATGGCTCTACCGATAATACTGCAGAGATCTTAATGGAATTTACTGAACTAAAGCAACTACACTACCCCAACAATAAAGGCAAAGGTTTCGCTTTAAAGCAGGGTTTTAGGATGGCTTTGGAACTTGGTTATCATTTTGCCATTACCATAGACTCTGACGGACAGCATTACCCAGATGACATACCGGTCTTAATAAATGCCCTAAACCAGGAAAAAGATAAAAATGTTCTTTTTATTGGGGCCAGAAATATGGGGCAGGAAGGTGTTCCCAAAAAAAGCAGTTTCGGCAATAAATTTTCCAATTTTTGGTTTTGGGTAGAAACAGGGAATAAACTACAGGACACCCAATCTGGGTATCGACTTTATCCTTTAACGGAGTTGAAAAGCCTAAGCCTTTACACCAATAAATTTGAATTTGAAATTGAAATTATTGTAAAGGCCGCATGGAATGGCATACTGGTTAAAAACGTCCCTATAAAGGTACATTATGACGCCGCTGAAAGGGTCTCGCATTTTAGGCCTTTTACAGATTTTACGCGGATCAGTATATTAAACACTTATTTGGTACTGGTAACCATCCTTTATATATTTCCACGGGACTTGATCCAAAAATTGAAAAAAAAAGGCTTTAAGCGGTTTGTCCAAGAAGATCTTTTGGGCAGTAACGATTCCCATGAAAAAAAAGCCCTGTCCATAGCGCTAGGGGTATTTATCGGCTTATGTCCATTATGGGGATTTCATACGTTGATCGTTATATTTTTGGCCATATTATTTAAACTGAACAAAGCAATTGCCTTCGCATTTTCTAACGTAAGTTTACCCCCCTTCATTCCTTTTGTACTGTATTTTAGTTTAAAAATAGGACATTGGATCATGGGGAGTGAATTTGAATTCAACTTTGAAGAAGTAGGGGAAAATTTGGAAATTATAAGACACTTGCAACCCTATATTGTAGGCAGTTTAACACTGTCGTTTTTTGGAGCCCTGATCATGGGAGTCTTTGGATACCTTTTCTTGACTATTTTTGACAGGAATAAAATGGAGTTCCATAATGGATAG
- a CDS encoding 3-hydroxyacyl-ACP dehydratase yields MLIEGLYTTEIFNKTERGITAQIKINPRHPIFDGHFPGKPVMPGVCMIQIIKELTERALEKELFLSIASNVKFMAIINPTTDPVLRLELEVNEDDQLIKVKNTTHFGDTIALKLSATFKIME; encoded by the coding sequence ATGCTGATCGAAGGACTTTACACCACCGAAATATTTAATAAAACCGAAAGGGGAATCACCGCCCAGATCAAGATTAATCCAAGACATCCAATTTTTGATGGGCATTTTCCTGGAAAACCAGTGATGCCCGGAGTATGTATGATTCAAATAATCAAGGAACTTACTGAACGCGCTTTAGAGAAGGAGCTGTTCCTATCCATTGCCTCCAATGTAAAGTTTATGGCGATCATTAATCCAACAACGGACCCCGTTCTACGCTTGGAACTTGAAGTCAATGAAGACGATCAATTGATTAAAGTAAAAAACACCACCCATTTTGGGGATACTATTGCCCTTAAGCTTAGCGCAACCTTTAAAATTATGGAATAA
- a CDS encoding phenylacetate--CoA ligase family protein: MTPNIDLESTAVIQRLQEQRLQELMLYVSEYSTYYKRIFKDYNINPMEINTLSDLNKIPVTTKEDLQKYNDDFLCVDRKKIIDYVTTSGTLGEPVTFALTDMDLDRLAYNEAISFGCAGITSDDILQLTTTIDRRFMAGLAYFLGARQLGAGIIRVGAGIPELQWDSILRFKPTYLIVVPSFLLKLIEYAHQQGINPNESGIKGAICIGESLRNEDFTLNTLASKIKEDWDISLYSTYASTEMSTAFTECEAQQGGHHQPELIIIEILDEAGKQVADGKPGELTITTLGVEAMPLIRFKTGDIVQAHSAPCSCGRNTMRLGPVIGRKKQMIKYKGTTLYPPAMYNVLNHFNDIEAFVIEIDHNSIGTDEICIKIAAQNPSEGLLQNIKDHFRAKLRVTPKIEFHDFKTIQELRFPKMSRKPVVVIDHRS; this comes from the coding sequence ATGACCCCAAACATAGATCTAGAAAGTACAGCAGTGATTCAGCGATTACAGGAGCAACGCTTACAGGAACTCATGTTATACGTCAGTGAGTACTCTACCTACTACAAAAGAATTTTTAAGGATTACAACATTAATCCAATGGAGATCAACACACTATCTGACCTAAATAAAATACCTGTTACCACAAAGGAGGACCTGCAAAAATATAACGATGATTTTCTCTGTGTAGACCGAAAAAAAATAATAGACTACGTCACCACCTCGGGCACCCTTGGTGAGCCGGTAACTTTTGCCTTAACGGATATGGATTTAGACCGATTGGCTTATAATGAGGCCATATCGTTTGGTTGTGCCGGTATTACTTCGGATGATATTTTACAGCTCACCACAACCATAGACCGGCGATTTATGGCGGGATTAGCCTATTTTTTGGGTGCTAGACAGCTAGGAGCGGGAATTATTCGTGTAGGGGCAGGAATTCCAGAACTACAATGGGATTCTATTCTAAGATTTAAGCCTACCTATTTAATCGTAGTCCCTTCTTTTTTATTAAAGTTGATAGAATACGCCCACCAACAAGGAATTAACCCAAACGAATCTGGGATAAAGGGAGCTATTTGTATAGGGGAATCCTTAAGGAATGAGGATTTCACCCTAAACACACTCGCCTCCAAAATAAAGGAAGATTGGGATATTTCCCTTTATTCTACCTACGCTTCTACCGAAATGAGCACGGCATTTACAGAATGTGAAGCGCAACAAGGTGGCCATCACCAACCAGAATTGATCATTATTGAGATTTTGGATGAGGCCGGAAAACAGGTGGCCGACGGGAAGCCCGGTGAACTTACGATCACCACTCTAGGAGTGGAAGCCATGCCCTTGATAAGATTTAAGACCGGTGATATTGTACAGGCCCATTCCGCTCCCTGTAGTTGTGGAAGAAATACTATGAGGTTAGGGCCAGTTATAGGTCGGAAAAAACAGATGATTAAATATAAGGGAACAACCCTGTACCCACCTGCAATGTACAACGTCCTCAACCATTTCAATGATATAGAAGCCTTCGTTATAGAAATAGATCACAACAGTATTGGCACCGATGAGATTTGTATCAAAATTGCGGCACAAAATCCTTCAGAGGGATTGTTGCAAAATATTAAAGATCATTTTAGGGCAAAGTTGCGGGTAACGCCCAAAATAGAATTTCACGATTTTAAAACTATTCAAGAATTGCGATTTCCAAAAATGAGCAGAAAGCCCGTTGTGGTTATCGATCATCGTTCCTAA